One stretch of Candidatus Bathyarchaeota archaeon DNA includes these proteins:
- a CDS encoding kinase, which produces MEGKGIEVTVKTPSRLHFCMIDLRGDLGRIHGSVGVTIDNPNIILKAKAASSVEVKGSRADRIKSFAETILARSGISGGVSIELLSDIMEHSGFGSGTQLALAVGTAISELYGLHSTVEEIALKLDRSRRSGIGTFAFKHGGFNVDAGHKVGDTRSIPPLFFRADFPDNWRFVIGVPSIPTKKSGSSEKNAFNKLNPPPTTLTAEISRIILMQMIPAIIEEDIVSFGKAITSVDFKFGQFWAEIQGGCFTHPIIERGIAFLADRGSLGQGQSSWGPAFYGLSESEGQAQKICIGLEKFLNQDKRKGRAFIARPNNHGASVSRTSI; this is translated from the coding sequence GTGGAAGGGAAAGGTATAGAAGTCACGGTCAAGACGCCTTCAAGGCTACATTTCTGCATGATCGATTTGAGAGGTGACCTCGGAAGAATTCACGGTAGCGTCGGAGTTACTATTGATAACCCTAACATCATCCTCAAAGCGAAGGCTGCTTCCAGTGTCGAGGTAAAAGGATCTAGAGCAGACAGGATAAAGTCTTTTGCGGAGACTATCCTTGCCAGGTCAGGGATCAGTGGCGGTGTATCGATTGAGTTACTCTCGGATATTATGGAGCATTCTGGTTTTGGATCAGGGACTCAGCTAGCCCTCGCAGTCGGAACTGCCATTTCGGAACTATACGGTCTTCACTCGACAGTTGAAGAGATAGCGTTGAAGCTGGATCGTTCAAGGAGATCAGGAATTGGGACATTTGCGTTTAAACACGGGGGATTTAACGTAGACGCCGGTCACAAGGTTGGTGATACGAGGAGTATCCCCCCCCTTTTTTTCCGTGCAGATTTTCCAGATAACTGGCGATTTGTCATTGGGGTGCCATCGATTCCAACCAAGAAAAGCGGTTCTTCCGAGAAAAACGCATTCAATAAACTCAACCCACCCCCAACAACGCTCACAGCAGAGATTTCAAGAATAATTCTCATGCAGATGATCCCCGCGATTATCGAGGAGGACATTGTCTCATTCGGGAAGGCGATAACGAGCGTTGACTTTAAGTTTGGTCAATTCTGGGCCGAGATCCAAGGAGGATGTTTTACACACCCGATAATTGAGAGGGGCATCGCATTTCTTGCTGATAGAGGATCCCTCGGGCAAGGGCAGAGCTCATGGGGTCCAGCTTTTTACGGCTTATCCGAAAGTGAAGGACAGGCACAAAAAATTTGCATAGGTCTAGAAAAGTTTCTCAACCAGGATAAGAGAAAAGGTAGAGCTTTCATCGCTCGACCAAATAATCATGGGGCCAGTGTCTCCAGAACGAGTATCTAA
- a CDS encoding dihydropteroate synthase-like protein yields the protein MKILVVTGRLAFDTVSRNVADSGFDVDVFSLPVSVAAFITPQFATRNLARESVKDYDLILLPGTVRGDVTLVEKATGIPTFKGPSNMNDISLLLGLLDRIELSKTVSATERLVDAQSERAITEIRRDEENWRSLLKEHGGLLIGSNGHQVPIGASFPMRIIAEIVNAPTLELEKVTERARYYQREGADIVDIGMIAGQSSPESAQTIVEEVKSVIDLPVSIDTLDPLEIEAAVDAGADLVLSVDAGTLEEVAPYVLNVPVVVLPSNMRNGFIPRGANERVALLIANIKRATELGIEKIIADPVLEPVIKPGLLESLMAYKLFRDLDKSTPVLYGLGNVTELIDVDSTGVNGILAALAAEVGAQLLFIPEHSTKAKGSVRETSRSAKMMYLAKRRGTPPKDLGIDALVLKEKKWREPEYQERLSRGAKVIQAMPEEDGAIDRLGWYRILVDRTNDNIVAIHFDGCGSPDVAVRGRNAREVYQTIIREKLVGDLNHAAYLGKELHKAELAVILGRSYVQDDPLF from the coding sequence GTGAAGATTCTCGTGGTCACAGGGAGACTCGCTTTCGATACTGTGTCACGGAACGTCGCTGATTCGGGGTTTGATGTTGATGTCTTCTCTCTCCCGGTATCGGTCGCAGCATTTATTACCCCGCAGTTCGCTACCCGGAACTTGGCCAGGGAGAGCGTGAAAGATTACGATCTCATTCTCCTCCCCGGAACAGTCAGAGGGGATGTTACCTTGGTGGAGAAAGCAACGGGTATTCCCACTTTCAAGGGTCCATCCAACATGAATGATATATCCCTCCTCCTTGGGCTTCTCGATAGAATAGAACTTTCAAAAACAGTGTCAGCGACAGAGCGCCTAGTTGATGCACAGAGCGAGAGAGCGATCACTGAGATCAGGAGAGATGAGGAGAATTGGCGCTCTCTTCTGAAAGAACATGGGGGCCTTCTCATCGGTAGTAACGGGCACCAGGTGCCAATAGGTGCCTCATTTCCAATGCGGATAATTGCTGAGATCGTCAACGCTCCAACTCTAGAACTCGAAAAAGTCACCGAAAGGGCCAGATACTACCAGCGTGAGGGAGCCGACATCGTGGATATTGGAATGATCGCTGGGCAATCAAGCCCAGAGTCCGCCCAGACCATTGTGGAGGAAGTCAAATCCGTCATCGACCTCCCAGTCAGCATCGATACGTTGGATCCACTCGAGATAGAGGCAGCTGTGGACGCCGGCGCCGATCTAGTGCTCAGCGTCGACGCAGGTACCCTAGAGGAGGTTGCACCCTATGTCTTAAACGTCCCTGTGGTGGTGCTCCCCTCTAACATGAGAAATGGATTCATCCCCCGAGGTGCAAACGAGAGGGTGGCATTATTAATTGCAAACATCAAGAGGGCAACTGAGTTAGGAATTGAGAAAATTATTGCAGACCCAGTGCTCGAGCCAGTTATCAAACCGGGCTTACTCGAGTCTCTGATGGCATACAAGCTCTTTAGGGACCTGGATAAGAGCACTCCCGTTCTGTACGGTCTTGGAAATGTAACCGAGTTAATTGACGTCGACTCCACTGGGGTAAACGGAATTCTGGCTGCCTTGGCAGCGGAGGTCGGAGCCCAACTCCTCTTCATCCCGGAGCATAGTACTAAGGCCAAGGGGAGTGTAAGGGAAACCTCCCGATCCGCGAAGATGATGTACCTAGCCAAACGGAGAGGGACTCCACCCAAGGACCTCGGAATAGACGCGCTAGTTCTCAAGGAGAAGAAATGGAGAGAGCCAGAGTATCAAGAGAGATTATCTAGGGGAGCCAAGGTGATCCAAGCAATGCCTGAGGAAGACGGAGCTATAGACCGGCTCGGATGGTATAGGATTCTCGTGGACAGAACAAACGACAACATTGTTGCTATCCATTTCGACGGATGCGGGAGCCCGGACGTGGCTGTGAGGGGGAGGAACGCCCGGGAGGTCTACCAAACAATCATTAGGGAAAAACTAGTGGGGGACCTTAACCACGCAGCATACCTCGGAAAAGAGCTGCACAAAGCTGAGTTGGCGGTCATCCTCGGAAGATCGTATGTGCAGGACGATCCCTTATTTTAA
- a CDS encoding flavin reductase family protein: protein MKSLGAKVLAIPTPVWVVGTFDREGKPNVMTAAWGGVCCSRPPCVNISLRKATYSYGNIVERQAFTINIPREEDVEKVDFIGTASGRDVDKFAVTKLTSVRSVLVDAPYIAEFPLVLECKVIHSLEIGLHTQFIGEIIDVKAEDAAVTDRNVPDIEAINPFVYSPGNRTYHAIGKSLSLAYTSRGKYAGIE from the coding sequence ATGAAATCTCTCGGAGCTAAGGTCCTCGCGATACCCACCCCGGTATGGGTGGTAGGAACTTTCGATAGAGAAGGAAAGCCAAACGTTATGACAGCGGCCTGGGGAGGTGTCTGTTGCTCTCGCCCTCCCTGTGTAAATATTTCCCTCAGGAAGGCTACCTATAGTTACGGGAACATCGTGGAGCGGCAGGCTTTCACGATAAATATCCCGAGGGAGGAGGACGTAGAGAAGGTGGACTTCATTGGGACGGCTTCAGGTAGGGATGTTGACAAATTCGCTGTTACAAAATTGACCTCCGTGAGAAGCGTGTTAGTCGACGCGCCATACATAGCCGAGTTCCCCCTTGTCCTCGAGTGCAAGGTCATCCATTCGCTAGAGATTGGTCTGCACACTCAGTTTATAGGTGAGATAATTGACGTCAAGGCGGAGGATGCCGCTGTAACGGATCGGAACGTGCCTGATATCGAGGCCATCAACCCTTTTGTATATAGCCCAGGTAACAGGACTTATCATGCAATTGGGAAATCCTTGAGTTTAGCATATACAAGTAGAGGAAAATATGCAGGCATTGAGTGA
- the purD gene encoding phosphoribosylamine--glycine ligase: MKVLIVGNGAREHAIAKALVESGVELYSAMARRNPGIAGLSKKSVIMDINNIGLYAQFTDVDLAFIGPEAPLAAGVTDVLNEREIPVVGPTRAAARLEWSKAFTREFLEKSGIAGNPMYAVCRNKSQVKDFLSSYPDIAVKPDGLTGGKGVKITGEHLHGALEVVDYAMERIREDGLIVLEEKLSGNEFTLQAFTDGSNVEVMPLVRDYKRAYNGDTGPNTGSMGSYSCPDHDLPMISDESVKKGTRIMEETVKKLTGTGIAFKGTLYGGFMETDRGVYLIEYNCRFGDPEAMNVLSLLEDPLLDIGWEIIDGKLRKPSFERKATVCVYMVPEGYPTEPKLGRDLSITALSDSETYYASVHEETGAVRTTGSRAIALLAKGDTVEEAREKVYRDIPGIRGDLFYRTDIGKLI; encoded by the coding sequence GTGAAAGTACTAATCGTTGGGAACGGGGCTAGGGAGCACGCAATCGCGAAAGCCCTCGTAGAGAGCGGTGTGGAACTCTACTCAGCCATGGCACGCAGAAACCCTGGCATAGCTGGGCTCTCCAAGAAGTCGGTAATAATGGACATCAACAACATAGGGCTCTACGCGCAGTTCACGGATGTTGACTTAGCGTTCATAGGGCCGGAAGCCCCACTCGCTGCGGGAGTGACAGACGTCCTGAACGAGAGGGAGATCCCAGTTGTTGGTCCAACTAGGGCAGCGGCAAGGCTTGAATGGAGCAAAGCCTTCACACGGGAGTTCCTAGAGAAGTCAGGGATCGCCGGGAATCCTATGTACGCAGTGTGCAGAAATAAGTCCCAGGTAAAGGATTTCCTTTCTAGTTATCCTGATATCGCGGTGAAGCCCGATGGGCTAACCGGGGGGAAGGGGGTCAAGATTACCGGAGAGCATCTCCATGGGGCCTTGGAAGTCGTGGACTACGCCATGGAAAGGATACGGGAGGACGGGCTCATCGTACTTGAGGAGAAGCTCTCCGGGAATGAGTTCACCCTCCAGGCCTTCACTGACGGGAGTAATGTCGAGGTCATGCCCCTCGTCAGGGACTACAAAAGGGCCTATAACGGAGACACTGGCCCCAACACGGGCAGCATGGGAAGCTACAGCTGCCCCGACCACGACCTTCCCATGATCAGCGACGAGAGCGTCAAAAAAGGCACCAGGATCATGGAGGAGACGGTCAAAAAGCTCACGGGGACTGGTATAGCCTTCAAGGGGACCCTCTACGGAGGCTTCATGGAGACCGACCGGGGCGTCTACCTCATCGAGTACAACTGCAGGTTCGGGGACCCAGAGGCCATGAACGTCCTCTCCCTCCTCGAGGATCCCCTCCTTGATATTGGCTGGGAGATAATTGATGGAAAACTCCGTAAACCATCCTTTGAGCGGAAGGCTACCGTATGCGTCTACATGGTCCCTGAAGGCTACCCTACTGAACCGAAGCTGGGACGCGATTTGTCTATCACTGCCCTCAGTGACTCTGAGACCTATTACGCTTCTGTTCATGAGGAAACCGGAGCGGTAAGGACAACAGGGAGCCGCGCTATTGCTCTCCTAGCGAAAGGCGATACAGTAGAGGAGGCAAGGGAAAAAGTGTATCGGGATATACCCGGGATTAGAGGAGACCTCTTCTACAGGACCGATATCGGGAAACTGATCTAG
- a CDS encoding SMC-Scp complex subunit ScpB produces MNEKVAELEAILYASSRPVSLTSLVAYLRLGSEMEAISLIRELSEAYEKDGSPLEVAKVTGERVVLQLKPNFNKQARRFSIKPILTAGPLRTLSYVAYNQPVEQREVATARGSHAYKHLRALEDMGLISRKKNGRSAIIKTTPSFADYLGLSPNRTSMRRQLRSIFRRLEVLEIER; encoded by the coding sequence ATGAATGAGAAGGTGGCCGAACTCGAGGCGATCCTGTATGCCTCCAGTCGTCCCGTCTCATTGACCTCCCTAGTAGCTTACTTAAGGCTCGGTTCAGAGATGGAGGCTATCTCTTTGATTCGGGAGCTCTCGGAGGCCTATGAGAAAGATGGGAGCCCCCTCGAAGTTGCCAAGGTAACGGGGGAGAGGGTTGTCCTCCAGCTCAAGCCCAACTTCAACAAACAGGCCCGCCGTTTTTCTATAAAGCCTATACTCACTGCGGGTCCGTTGAGAACCCTTAGCTACGTGGCGTACAACCAGCCCGTGGAGCAGAGGGAGGTCGCGACTGCCAGGGGGAGCCATGCATACAAGCATCTTCGGGCCTTAGAGGATATGGGGCTCATTTCCAGGAAGAAGAACGGAAGAAGCGCCATCATTAAAACGACCCCATCTTTTGCAGACTACCTAGGCCTCAGCCCGAACCGCACCTCTATGAGGCGCCAGCTCCGGAGTATCTTCAGGCGCCTTGAGGTCCTAGAGATCGAGCGCTAG
- a CDS encoding mannonate dehydratase, translating to MIKVALQIGQDLTDERLKLAKQFGVDEIVGQPPLDLYEGFMYGSSTPKVSQVIRPEVWSFDNLLKMRTRIEDAGLKISIIDSATPIDLVKLGLPGRDKQIENFCTSIRNMGAAGFRRITYNFTPIGTTRTSMTTRTRGNARVTSFDMDLMKNAPLTEHGVISQEKMFDNWKYFVERVIPVCEEADVRMAVHPDDPPVPILKGIGRPFTSFEGFKRITEVVDSEYNGISFCMGCWAEMGEDVPAMIRYFGKRKKINFVHFRDIKGVATKFSEVFHDDGQSDLIANIQALKDVGYDGPMRPDHQARSAGYATLPPNSGYRLMGKFYAIGYMKGIIEAVYGKQPGTSLMM from the coding sequence ATGATTAAAGTAGCTCTTCAAATTGGGCAGGATTTGACTGACGAACGCCTAAAATTGGCGAAGCAGTTTGGGGTCGACGAGATAGTCGGTCAACCCCCCCTCGACCTCTACGAGGGATTCATGTATGGAAGTTCCACTCCAAAAGTAAGTCAGGTAATCAGGCCGGAGGTTTGGTCTTTTGATAATCTGCTAAAGATGAGGACGCGTATTGAGGATGCTGGTCTCAAGATCTCCATCATCGACTCGGCAACCCCAATAGATCTGGTTAAGCTGGGGCTTCCGGGCAGGGACAAGCAAATTGAGAACTTTTGTACATCCATCAGAAACATGGGGGCAGCGGGGTTCCGCAGGATCACCTACAACTTCACCCCCATAGGGACTACAAGGACTTCGATGACGACACGTACTAGGGGAAACGCCAGAGTCACCAGCTTCGATATGGACCTCATGAAGAACGCTCCCCTCACAGAACATGGTGTCATCAGCCAGGAGAAGATGTTTGACAACTGGAAGTATTTCGTGGAGCGGGTTATCCCCGTTTGTGAGGAGGCAGATGTAAGGATGGCCGTCCACCCAGACGACCCCCCCGTTCCCATACTTAAGGGAATAGGGAGACCATTCACTAGTTTCGAGGGGTTCAAACGCATCACCGAGGTGGTAGATAGTGAGTACAATGGCATTTCTTTCTGTATGGGCTGCTGGGCCGAGATGGGAGAGGACGTGCCTGCTATGATTCGATACTTTGGGAAGAGGAAGAAGATCAACTTTGTCCACTTTAGGGACATCAAGGGGGTCGCCACGAAATTCTCCGAAGTTTTCCACGACGACGGCCAATCAGATCTGATTGCAAACATCCAAGCCTTAAAAGACGTCGGGTACGACGGCCCCATGAGACCAGACCACCAGGCTCGATCTGCGGGATACGCAACCCTTCCCCCCAACTCAGGGTACCGGTTAATGGGGAAATTCTATGCCATCGGCTACATGAAGGGGATAATTGAGGCTGTCTACGGAAAGCAGCCTGGGACATCTTTAATGATGTGA
- a CDS encoding aldo/keto reductase yields MNFLDKARIGKTDIHVTRLGLGCSGLARSRTVEQAAETFRTAMAQGINYIDTAPLYGLGSSEERLGRVLPEFDRSHIVISTKIGRTLCNRKRFGGGSSVELIYDYTRDGVRESLEGSLERMGVDFVNILFIHGPDSHYGPAIENAYPALAELRDDGVVKAIGAGMNQWEMELKFAQEGEFDCFLLANRYTLLEQGAITEFLPYCKKNDISVIIGGPYNSGVLANPGEGRYEYRAAPSEIVDRTLRLKGICEKYGVPLRAAALQFVLAHPAVASVIPGTKSPEHQEDNFRMIDHPIPADLWGELREEQLIRPEAPTPR; encoded by the coding sequence ATGAACTTCCTGGATAAGGCCCGGATTGGGAAGACTGACATTCATGTTACCCGACTTGGGCTGGGATGCTCAGGGCTCGCCCGATCTAGGACGGTCGAGCAAGCCGCCGAGACATTCCGGACTGCAATGGCGCAAGGGATAAACTACATCGATACGGCACCGCTTTACGGCCTGGGCTCCAGCGAGGAGAGGCTGGGTAGAGTACTCCCAGAGTTTGACAGGAGTCACATCGTCATCTCTACCAAGATAGGCAGGACATTATGCAACAGGAAACGGTTCGGCGGAGGCTCCTCGGTTGAATTGATATATGACTATACTCGAGATGGTGTCCGCGAATCCTTAGAGGGGAGCCTGGAGCGTATGGGTGTAGACTTTGTAAACATTCTTTTCATCCATGGCCCGGATAGTCATTACGGTCCAGCAATAGAAAATGCCTATCCCGCGCTCGCAGAGCTCCGAGATGACGGGGTTGTGAAGGCTATCGGAGCGGGAATGAACCAGTGGGAGATGGAACTAAAGTTCGCTCAGGAGGGGGAATTCGATTGCTTCCTTCTGGCAAACAGGTATACCCTGCTAGAGCAGGGGGCCATCACTGAGTTCCTTCCCTACTGTAAAAAAAACGACATTAGCGTCATCATCGGGGGCCCCTACAACAGTGGGGTCCTCGCGAACCCTGGAGAGGGGAGGTACGAGTACAGGGCTGCCCCTTCAGAGATAGTTGATAGAACGCTTAGGCTGAAGGGGATCTGCGAGAAATACGGTGTCCCCCTAAGGGCTGCTGCCCTCCAGTTTGTCTTAGCCCATCCTGCTGTGGCATCTGTCATCCCAGGCACGAAATCTCCCGAGCATCAGGAGGATAATTTCCGGATGATAGATCATCCCATCCCCGCGGATTTGTGGGGGGAGCTTAGAGAAGAGCAGTTGATCCGCCCCGAGGCGCCTACTCCTCGGTGA
- a CDS encoding alkaline phosphatase family protein, with the protein MEAQKRAYKIADKALEEFLELADDETYVIVISDHGMIPAHRWCDVDVLLAKKGLLVFKENGRAIDFEHSKVYTLATRGSEIFVNLEGREPMGIVPSEDYEVIQEAVIDALLEWRDRMTGKRPIALALKLKDSQIIGFWGRSRGT; encoded by the coding sequence ATAGAAGCCCAGAAGAGGGCCTACAAGATTGCGGATAAGGCCCTGGAGGAGTTCCTCGAACTGGCGGATGATGAAACCTATGTAATAGTGATATCAGACCACGGGATGATCCCAGCCCATCGCTGGTGCGATGTAGACGTCCTCCTTGCCAAGAAAGGTCTCTTGGTATTCAAGGAGAACGGGAGGGCGATCGACTTCGAGCATTCAAAAGTCTACACCCTGGCCACCCGGGGCTCCGAGATCTTCGTGAATCTGGAGGGCCGGGAGCCTATGGGGATTGTCCCTTCAGAAGATTATGAGGTCATTCAGGAGGCGGTCATAGATGCCCTTCTAGAGTGGAGGGACAGGATGACCGGGAAGCGGCCTATAGCTCTCGCTTTGAAGTTAAAAGACTCTCAAATCATCGGTTTCTGGGGGAGGAGCAGGGGGACGTGA
- a CDS encoding alkaline phosphatase family protein, translating into MAKKILHIGLDGMNRPLLKRFIAEGALPTFKRMIERGTLNRLLPSIPAWTPTNWAAQVTGAEPGVHGLAGWERRQKTQPWDAPRILSWETTDWRAETI; encoded by the coding sequence ATGGCCAAGAAGATACTACATATAGGACTGGATGGGATGAACCGTCCCCTTCTCAAGAGGTTCATCGCAGAGGGGGCCCTGCCAACGTTTAAGCGCATGATAGAAAGGGGGACTCTCAATAGGCTGCTACCCTCCATCCCCGCGTGGACTCCCACCAACTGGGCAGCCCAGGTCACAGGCGCTGAGCCCGGAGTCCACGGGCTGGCGGGGTGGGAACGCAGGCAAAAGACCCAGCCCTGGGATGCACCCCGGATCCTTTCTTGGGAGACAACTGACTGGAGGGCTGAGACCATCTAG
- a CDS encoding aldo/keto reductase — MDPLEKTRIGKTDLQVTLLGLGCSGLARADTTREAIETFRTAMEQGVRYIDTAPLYGQGRSEARLGEALKDFDREKIVISTKVGRLLRSTDNYEKSHGYTPVHNYTRGAIVDSLESSLGRLGVDSVDILYIHDADNHWDQAIGEGYPALAEMRDDGKIKAIGAGMNQWEMELRFAQEGEFDCFLLAGRYTLLEQKAITEFLPYCEENHISVVIGGPYNSGVLAKPDGRYNYKEVPPEVSAKVARLQEVCIKHGVPMRAAALQFVMAHPAVASVIPGTKSPRHQEDNFRMMSHPIPGEFWEGLREKELIHPDAPVPQ; from the coding sequence ATGGATCCACTTGAAAAAACGAGAATCGGGAAAACCGACCTACAAGTTACTCTTCTGGGGCTGGGCTGCTCGGGGTTAGCAAGGGCTGATACCACCAGGGAGGCCATCGAGACCTTCCGGACTGCCATGGAACAGGGGGTACGCTATATCGACACCGCCCCCCTTTACGGGCAGGGCAGGAGCGAGGCCCGCCTCGGAGAGGCACTCAAAGACTTTGACCGGGAAAAGATCGTTATCTCAACCAAAGTGGGGAGACTCCTCCGGTCCACAGATAACTACGAGAAGAGCCACGGATATACGCCAGTCCACAATTACACCCGTGGGGCCATTGTAGACTCATTGGAGAGTAGCCTAGGTCGTCTGGGAGTTGACTCTGTGGACATACTATACATTCATGACGCCGACAACCACTGGGACCAAGCGATAGGTGAGGGCTATCCTGCCCTAGCTGAGATGAGGGACGACGGGAAGATCAAGGCCATCGGAGCTGGGATGAACCAGTGGGAGATGGAGCTCCGATTCGCCCAGGAGGGAGAGTTCGACTGCTTCCTCTTAGCGGGTAGATATACCCTCTTGGAGCAGAAGGCTATCACAGAGTTCCTCCCCTACTGCGAGGAGAACCATATCAGCGTCGTCATAGGGGGACCCTACAACAGTGGGGTCCTTGCGAAGCCCGATGGGAGATATAATTACAAGGAGGTCCCCCCCGAGGTCTCAGCCAAGGTCGCGAGGCTCCAGGAGGTTTGCATTAAACACGGAGTTCCGATGAGAGCAGCCGCCCTCCAATTCGTGATGGCCCATCCTGCAGTGGCCTCGGTGATACCAGGAACCAAGTCACCCAGGCATCAGGAGGACAATTTTCGGATGATGAGTCACCCCATCCCCGGGGAGTTTTGGGAGGGACTCCGGGAGAAGGAACTGATCCATCCAGATGCTCCGGTTCCCCAGTAA
- a CDS encoding MoaD/ThiS family protein, which yields MIVDIKIYYYSVFGKGNISLEFQGEEVTIQDILSRLEKDYGEAFKCQSGRTLIESFGTYFNLFLNEEYIALPEQTGRKLNDNDALVILHPVSGG from the coding sequence ATGATCGTAGACATCAAGATCTACTACTACAGCGTATTTGGTAAGGGAAACATTTCCCTGGAGTTCCAAGGGGAGGAGGTCACTATTCAGGACATCCTGTCCAGGCTCGAGAAGGATTACGGGGAGGCCTTCAAGTGCCAAAGCGGTAGGACACTCATCGAGTCCTTCGGCACCTACTTTAATCTGTTCCTAAACGAGGAGTACATCGCCCTCCCCGAGCAGACAGGGAGAAAACTAAACGACAACGACGCCCTAGTTATATTACACCCTGTTAGCGGGGGATAG
- the dapA gene encoding 4-hydroxy-tetrahydrodipicolinate synthase translates to MKKFEGTFVVSVTPMTKDEELDLESFKDNLDYYIENGVHGIAVNGSTGEFAAQSLEELKSVMDAAVEAVDGRVPLISGTAACSTLRVIELTKYAEEAGVDGALIVPPYYSKIDMEEVYQHFRVINEAVNIPIMVYNNPWTCKIDIPPEGLARLSELDNVRYVKESSGDITRIPQILDLTKGKMVVFCGSDNLALESFFMGAMGFICVGANIFPKHMSKLYEYANWEKDYDKAKSLYSAVLPLGNFLEGSGKFTQGAKYGLEYFGRKAGPSRKPLLPLSDEHKKQAEEIFKRIQSVQL, encoded by the coding sequence ATGAAAAAATTCGAGGGAACATTTGTCGTCTCAGTCACCCCCATGACAAAAGATGAAGAGCTAGACCTAGAGTCGTTCAAGGATAACCTCGATTACTACATCGAGAATGGCGTTCACGGGATAGCTGTTAACGGGAGCACAGGGGAGTTCGCCGCCCAAAGCTTAGAGGAGCTGAAGAGCGTTATGGACGCTGCTGTTGAGGCCGTGGATGGCAGGGTCCCCCTAATCAGTGGGACAGCTGCTTGCTCAACTCTGAGGGTCATAGAACTCACAAAATACGCCGAGGAGGCGGGGGTAGATGGAGCTCTCATAGTCCCTCCGTACTATTCGAAAATTGATATGGAGGAGGTCTACCAACATTTCAGGGTGATCAACGAGGCCGTTAACATCCCTATAATGGTCTATAACAACCCCTGGACCTGCAAGATCGATATCCCCCCAGAGGGCTTAGCGAGGCTCTCTGAGCTGGATAACGTCCGGTACGTAAAGGAGAGCAGTGGGGATATCACACGAATACCCCAGATACTGGACCTTACCAAAGGAAAGATGGTCGTCTTTTGCGGATCCGACAACCTCGCCTTAGAGTCCTTCTTCATGGGCGCCATGGGCTTCATTTGCGTCGGAGCGAATATCTTCCCTAAGCACATGAGCAAGCTGTACGAATACGCGAACTGGGAGAAAGACTACGATAAGGCCAAATCCCTCTACTCCGCAGTGCTGCCTCTCGGCAACTTTTTAGAGGGCTCCGGCAAGTTCACCCAGGGGGCAAAATACGGCCTAGAGTACTTCGGAAGGAAGGCGGGGCCATCTAGGAAGCCCCTTTTGCCTCTGAGTGATGAGCACAAGAAGCAAGCTGAGGAGATCTTTAAGAGAATCCAGTCTGTTCAGCTATAA